The nucleotide sequence GGCCGCTTTGCCGCCGCCGGGCTATTCGTGGTCAACCTGATGGCCGTCATCAGCTACCCCGGTCTCACCGACATCACCCGCCAGTTCCACTACTACTGGGGCATGTTGCTGCTGGCACTGTTCGCCTTCGGCCCCGGCTGCCTGTCGCTGGATGCGGCCTGGCGAAGCTGGCGCGGCAAGGGTCGCCAATTGGGCTGAAAACTGACGGCCTGAAAACTGACGACATTGGCGACGCTGTGCAGACAGCGCCCCGGCCGGCTCGGGCGCACGGACATTCCGACAGACTGCCCGGCAGTGGCATAATGGCGTATTGCCCAACTCCACATCCGCCCGCCCATGTCTCTTACCCTCGTCATCCAGTCCCCCCGTCTCGACAGCAAGGAACTGCAGGAACTGGCCGCACTGGCCGGTGCCAGCAGCGTCAGCCAGCCCACGCTGGAATCTGCCCGGATGGAACAGGCCGACCCGGCCAGCCGTGACGCCATCAGCGCCTGCTGCCAGGCACTGGGCTACGACTTCGCCTTTGTCGACGGCAAGCTGCAACTGGCTGACTTTGGCCTGTTGGTGTCCGATATGGACTCCACCCTGATCACCATCGAGTGCATCGACGAAATCGCCGACATGCAGGGCATCAAGCCACAGGTGGCAGCCATTACCGAGCGCTCGATGCGCGGCGAGCTGGACTTCTCCGCCTCGCTGCGCGAACGGGTGAGCCTGCTGGCAGGCCTGCCGGAAAGCGCGCTGGAAAAGGTCTATCAAGAACGCCTGCAACTGAGCCCCGGCGCCGAGCAGCTGCTGGCCAGCTGCAAGCAGCATGGCATCCGCTTCATGCTGGTTTCCGGCGGTTTCACCTTCTTTACCGAAAGACTCAAGCAGCAACTGGGGCTGGACTATGCCTATGCCAACCAGCTGGAAGTGGTGGATGGCAAGCTGACCGGCCGCGTGGTGGGCGAGATTGTCGATGCCGCCGCCAAGCAGCGCCTGCTGATCGAAAAACGCGAACAACTGGGCTTGCGCCCGGACCAGGTCATCGCCATGGGCGATGGTGCCAACGACCTGCTGATGCTGGGTGAAGCCGGCGTCGGCATTGCCTACCGTGCCAAACCGGTGGTACAGGCCCAGGCCAATGTCGCCATCAATGTCATGGGGCTGGACGGCGTCAGCAGACTGTTCGCCTGATTGCCCATTCCGAGGAGAGCGTCATGAGCCCGCTGCCACAGCTGGACAGTGCCAGTTTCGATGCCATGTTGCCGCTGAGCGTGCACTTGCTCAGCGAAGAGCAGTGCTCGCCGGCGCGCCAGCGCGAAACCCGGCTGGCGCTGCGGGTGCTGGCCGCCCCCAGCGAAACACCGGAAGAACCCGATCCGATGCTGGTACGGCTGGAAGCCAAGCTGGATCTGGCGCTGGAAATCTCGCTGCTTGGGCATCACCCGGACCGCCCGCCGCTGACCCGCTGCCGGCTGGGGCTGGACAGCATTGCCTGGCTATCCGACCACCCGTGGCGGGTGGGCGACACGGTGCAGATTGCGCTGTCGCCCAATGCGGATTCGGCGCTGATGCTGTTCATGGCCGCGCGTATCGAAGCCCAGTGCCCGACGCCGGACGAGGCCTATGCCATTACCGCCCGCCTGCAACCACCGCCGGACGAGCAAACCGGCCCGCTGTGGGAGCGCTGGGTTTTCCGCCGCCACCGCCGCGCCATCCTGGAGCGCTGATACCCGGCCGGCCCCGGCTGCCGTCTTCAGGTGAAATCCTCCGCCCGCTGGCTTAGACTGAAAACATCAGGCATTCAACTGCCTTTCAGCCCAGGTATGCCCCATGGCCAGCTTCCCCTCTTTCCAGTCGCTGATCGACACCGTGCAAGGTGCCCTGCTGTTGGCACAGCCTGCCAGCGGCCGCATCATCAGCGCCAATCAGCTGGCGGCCATCCTGCTGGCCACCCCGCATGACGAGTTACTGGGCCGCGATTTCGTCCAGTATCTGCAACACCCGGCCGATGCCGCCGAGCTCAAGTCCCTGCTGGCCAGCAACAGCATGGTCTATAACCGGCGACTGCAAATGAAAACCGCCACCGGCCGGCATTTCGAGGTGCAGCTATCGCTGCGTGAAGTGATGCTGGATGACAGCGCCACGCTGGTGATCAGCTTCAGTGACCGTACCGAAAGTCAGCTGATGAGCCAATTGCTCAATTTCGAACACCAACTGGTGGAACGCTCGCTCAATCTGGTGAAAAGCATGAAGCACGAACAGCAAACCAGCCACGATGACGACCAGCTCACCGGCGTGGTGGGCATGCCGCAACTGCTTAGCGGAGCGCATGCCGAAACCGGGCGCATCCGCCGCTATGGCGGCGACCTGTCAGGTATGGCCGTGCAGCTGATCAATATCCCACAGCTGATTCCGCAGCAGGACAATGGCTCGGCACGCCGTCATCTGCTGCGGCTGGCCGGCAGCCTGTGCGTACAGAGCACGCGCGACAGCGATCTGGTGGCACGCCAGGAAGATGATGTTTTTCTGGTACTGATGCCCAATACCAGTCTGGAAGGCGCCCACGAGCTGGGCCGCCGGCTGCTGCACTCGCTGGGGCAGCTCACCTATATTCATCTGGGACAGGAAGAAAAGGCCCAGGCCTGCATCGGCATCAGTGCGTTGCGGCTGGAAGAAAACTCGCCCAATGCCATGCTGGATCGTCTGCAGGGCGCGCTGAGCCTGGCGCGGATCGCCGGAGCCAACCAGATCCATCGCCAGGCCTGAACAGGCTCAGCTACGACCCTGGCGGGCCAGATGCACGGCCATCACCGCCAGCACGCCGCCCATCAGCCAGCGCTGCAAGCGCAAAAACAGCGGGCGACCGCCAAGAAAGCGCGCCATGCCGCCGGCCAGCAACACCAGCACCGCATTGACCAGCAGGCTGATGGCAATCTGGGTAAAGCCCAGCCACAGCGACTGCCCCAGCACGCTACCCTGCGCGGTATCGATGAACTGCGGCAGCAGCGACAGATACATCACCGCCACCTTGGGGTTCAGCAGATTGGTCAGCATGCCCATGGCAAACAGCTTGCGCGGGCTGTCTGCAGCCAGCTGGCGTACTTCGAAAGGCGAGCGGCCACCCGGCCGGAGCGCCTGCCAGGCCAGATACAGCAGATAGCCCGCCCCGGCCAGCCGCAGCGCATCGTAAGCCAGCGGTACCGCCAGCAACAGCGCGCTGATGCCCAAAGCGGCGCACAGCATGTAGCAGAGAAAACCCGCAGCGACACCCGCCAGCGAAATCAGGCCGGCGCGCCGCCCCTGACAGATGGAGCGCGACAACAGATAGGCCATATTAGGGCCTGGTGTCAGCACCATACCCAGCGCCAGCAGGGCAAAGGTCAACCAGTGTAGGGACTGTGGCATGGCGGGCTTTCCTGAGTGAACGGACTTTCAGTCTGCCTGAGCAGCAGCCAACCCATCCAGCAGTTTCTGATGAATGCCACCGAAACCGCCATTACTCATCACCAGAATATGGTCACCCGCGCGGGCTTCCTGCAGGATGGCGGCAATCAGCCCATCCATTTGATCGAAAGTAACGGCCTTGTCGCCCATGCCCTGTAGCGCCTCGGCCGGGCTCCAGTTCAGGCCCGCCGCCGAGCAGAACACCCGGTCGGCCAGTGCCAGCGAGCCGGGCAAGGCGTCTTTCATCGTGCCCAGCTTCATGGTGTTGGAACGTGGTTCCAGTACCGCCAGAATGCGTGCGCTGCCCACATGGCGGCGCAAGCCCTCCAGCGTGGTGGCGATGGCGGTGGGATGGTGGGCAAAGTCGTCATACACGGTGACGCCGGCCACCTTGCCGCGCACTTCCATGCGCCGTTTTACATTGTCAAAGCGCGCCAGGGCAGCGATGGCATCGCGCACCGCCACACCGGCATGGCGAGCGGCGGCAATGGCGGCCACGGCATTGAGCCGGTTGTGCTCGCCCATCAGCGCCCACTCCACCCGACCCTGCGACTGGCCATTCAGCAGGACATCGAAATGACCGGCCGCATCCGGCTCGCCGGCCTGCCAGCCACTGGCGACGCCAAACGGCTCCACCGGGGTCCAGCAGCCACGCTCCAGCACCCGCGTGAGACTGGCTTCGCGGCCATTGCTGACAATCAGCCCCTGCGCCGGAATGGTGCGCACCAAGTGGTGGAACTGGGTTTCGATGGCCGCCAGATCAGGGAAAATATCGGCGTGGTCGTATTCCAGATTGTTCAGGATGGCGGTACGCGGGCGGTAATGGACGAACTTGGAACGCTTGTCGAAGAATGCCGTGTCGTATTCATCGGCCTCGATCACGAAGAAGGGGCTGATGCTGGCGGCGTCCTGCACCGGCCGGCCTGGCAGGCGGGCAGATACGCCAAAGTTCTGCGGAATGCCGCCAATCAGGAAACCCGGCGCCAGGCCGGCGTCTTCCAGAATCCACGCCAGCATGGAGCTGGTGGTGGTCTTGCCATGGGTGCCAGCCACTGCCAGCACCCACTTGTCCTGCAATACATTCTCGGCCAGCCACTGCGGCCCGGAAATATAAGGCAGGCCGCGATTGAGGATGGCCTCCATCAATTCTTTGCCACGCGTCACCACATTGCCTATCACATACACATCGGCCCCCAGCTCCAGCTGCTCGGCACCAAAACCCTGGGTCAGGGTAATGCCCATGGCCTCCAGCTGGGTGCTCATCGGGGGATAGACGTTGGCATCACAACCGGTAACGGTGTGACCGGCCTGCTTGGCAATGGCAGCAATGCCGCCCATGAAGGTGCCGCAAATGCCCAGGATATGAATGTGCATGACAGTAAATGCTGTGTTGACCGCGAGGGGGCTATTATAACGCCGCCTTGGCCGCATAATTCACTTGTTCGCACGCGGCAGACACCGCGGCACACTGCACTCAATCACCGTGAGCAGCTAGCGCTGCCCCATCAGGAGAATCACCATGACCCACGATATCGTCATCCAGCGCCCCGACCAGCCACAGCAACTGATGCTGTTGTTTCATGGCGTGGGGGCAACGCCGGACAGCATGCAGCAAGTGGGCCAGTATCTGGCCAAGGGCTTTCCGCAGGCGCTGATTGTCAGCGTGGCCGGCAGCCACGCCAGTGATCTGGGCCAGGGTTTTCAGTGGTTTTCGGTACAGGGCATCACCGAAGAAAATCGCCTGGAACGGGTAGCCGCAGCCCTGCCCGACTTTTTCGCTGCGGTAACACGCTGGCAACAGGACAGCGGCCTGGGCCATGCAGCCACCGCACTGGTGGGTTTCAGCCAGGGTGCCATCATGGCGCTGGAAGCCGCAGCAGCCAAGCCGGAACTGGCCGGCCGCGTGCTGGCTTTCAGCGGGCGCTTTGCCAGCCTGCCGACGGCACCCCTGGCACAAACCACGGTGCACCTGTTCCACGGCAAGGCCGATCCGGTGATTCCCTACCAGCACAGTATTCAGGCGGCCGAGCATCTGATCGCGCTGGGCAGCGATGTCACCGCCGAGATCGAACCCTTTGTCGGCCACCACATCCATGAAGACTTGCTGGAGAAGGCGCTGGAATATCTGCAATCACATATTCCCCGCCATGTCTGGGACGAGGCCATGAGCGCCAGCCCGGAGCAGGCGGCCATCAAGCCCAAGTAAGCAAGCAAACCCACGCAATATGACAGCAGCGGCGCGCCCCCGGAACGGAGGCGCGCCGTTTTTGCATCAGAAGAACACCCAGGTCAGCAAAGCAAACAGGGGCAGCAGCACACTGATGGACCACAGCATATAGGCAAAGAAACTGGGCATGGCCACGCCACGCTGCTCGGCAATGGCCTTCACCATGAAGTTGGGGGCATTACCGATATAGGTATTGGCACCCATGAATACCGCACCCATGGAAATAGCCAACAGCGTCTGCGCCAACGGCCCCATCAGCGTGCTGGCATCGCCATCGGCCAGATTGAAAAACACCAGATAGGTTGGCGCATTGTCCAGAAAACTGGACAGCAGGCCGGTCATCCAGAAATACATGGCATTCACCGGCTGGCCATCGGCACCCGATACCGTATGCACCAGTGCGGCCAGTTGGCCTGCGGTGCCCGCACGCAAGATGGCAATGGCCGGCGCGATGGTGACAAAGATGCCGGCAAACAGCTTGCCCACTTCCAGAATCGGGCCCCAGTTGAATTCATTGCCCGCCCGCACCTGCTTGGGCGTGATCCACAGGGAGACGATGGTCAGTAGCAGCAACAGGCCGTCGCGCACCAGATTCTGCAATTCGGCGTGTACGCCAGCCAGCTCGAAATGCACAGCGGGCTGCCAGAAACCGGACAACAATACCGCGCCCACCACACCGGCCAGCAGCAGGAAATTGACCTTGCCGAACAAGCGCAGGGGCTGATCGCGATGCGGCTTCAATTCCTCGTCCTCACGGCGGTAGAAATAGCTGTCCACCACATAGAACACCAGCAGCAACAAGGCTGCCAGCAGCGCCACCGGCAGCAGCATGTGCTGGAAGGTCCAGCCGAAGGTCACCCCTTTGAGAAAGCCCAGAAACAGCGGCGGGTC is from Aquitalea aquatilis and encodes:
- a CDS encoding sodium:proton antiporter, which gives rise to MRTTLCKLAAMLGCLFLPALAQAADLDGASLSLAWIIPFAGILLSIALFPIFAPAFWHHHFGKITALWTVLFLLPFTFSFGAGSTLSLIVHALITEYIPFIMLLLALYTVSGGILVEGSLHGSPKVNTSILAIGTALASIMGTTGAAMLLIRPLLKANDNRQHRVHVVVFFIFLVANVGGGLTPLGDPPLFLGFLKGVTFGWTFQHMLLPVALLAALLLLVFYVVDSYFYRREDEELKPHRDQPLRLFGKVNFLLLAGVVGAVLLSGFWQPAVHFELAGVHAELQNLVRDGLLLLLTIVSLWITPKQVRAGNEFNWGPILEVGKLFAGIFVTIAPAIAILRAGTAGQLAALVHTVSGADGQPVNAMYFWMTGLLSSFLDNAPTYLVFFNLADGDASTLMGPLAQTLLAISMGAVFMGANTYIGNAPNFMVKAIAEQRGVAMPSFFAYMLWSISVLLPLFALLTWVFF
- a CDS encoding LysE family translocator, giving the protein MPQSLHWLTFALLALGMVLTPGPNMAYLLSRSICQGRRAGLISLAGVAAGFLCYMLCAALGISALLLAVPLAYDALRLAGAGYLLYLAWQALRPGGRSPFEVRQLAADSPRKLFAMGMLTNLLNPKVAVMYLSLLPQFIDTAQGSVLGQSLWLGFTQIAISLLVNAVLVLLAGGMARFLGGRPLFLRLQRWLMGGVLAVMAVHLARQGRS
- the serB gene encoding phosphoserine phosphatase SerB, which encodes MSLTLVIQSPRLDSKELQELAALAGASSVSQPTLESARMEQADPASRDAISACCQALGYDFAFVDGKLQLADFGLLVSDMDSTLITIECIDEIADMQGIKPQVAAITERSMRGELDFSASLRERVSLLAGLPESALEKVYQERLQLSPGAEQLLASCKQHGIRFMLVSGGFTFFTERLKQQLGLDYAYANQLEVVDGKLTGRVVGEIVDAAAKQRLLIEKREQLGLRPDQVIAMGDGANDLLMLGEAGVGIAYRAKPVVQAQANVAINVMGLDGVSRLFA
- the mpl gene encoding UDP-N-acetylmuramate:L-alanyl-gamma-D-glutamyl-meso-diaminopimelate ligase translates to MHIHILGICGTFMGGIAAIAKQAGHTVTGCDANVYPPMSTQLEAMGITLTQGFGAEQLELGADVYVIGNVVTRGKELMEAILNRGLPYISGPQWLAENVLQDKWVLAVAGTHGKTTTSSMLAWILEDAGLAPGFLIGGIPQNFGVSARLPGRPVQDAASISPFFVIEADEYDTAFFDKRSKFVHYRPRTAILNNLEYDHADIFPDLAAIETQFHHLVRTIPAQGLIVSNGREASLTRVLERGCWTPVEPFGVASGWQAGEPDAAGHFDVLLNGQSQGRVEWALMGEHNRLNAVAAIAAARHAGVAVRDAIAALARFDNVKRRMEVRGKVAGVTVYDDFAHHPTAIATTLEGLRRHVGSARILAVLEPRSNTMKLGTMKDALPGSLALADRVFCSAAGLNWSPAEALQGMGDKAVTFDQMDGLIAAILQEARAGDHILVMSNGGFGGIHQKLLDGLAAAQAD
- the ypfH gene encoding esterase — translated: MTHDIVIQRPDQPQQLMLLFHGVGATPDSMQQVGQYLAKGFPQALIVSVAGSHASDLGQGFQWFSVQGITEENRLERVAAALPDFFAAVTRWQQDSGLGHAATALVGFSQGAIMALEAAAAKPELAGRVLAFSGRFASLPTAPLAQTTVHLFHGKADPVIPYQHSIQAAEHLIALGSDVTAEIEPFVGHHIHEDLLEKALEYLQSHIPRHVWDEAMSASPEQAAIKPK
- a CDS encoding GGDEF domain-containing protein → MASFPSFQSLIDTVQGALLLAQPASGRIISANQLAAILLATPHDELLGRDFVQYLQHPADAAELKSLLASNSMVYNRRLQMKTATGRHFEVQLSLREVMLDDSATLVISFSDRTESQLMSQLLNFEHQLVERSLNLVKSMKHEQQTSHDDDQLTGVVGMPQLLSGAHAETGRIRRYGGDLSGMAVQLINIPQLIPQQDNGSARRHLLRLAGSLCVQSTRDSDLVARQEDDVFLVLMPNTSLEGAHELGRRLLHSLGQLTYIHLGQEEKAQACIGISALRLEENSPNAMLDRLQGALSLARIAGANQIHRQA